One Candidatus Zixiibacteriota bacterium genomic window, GCGCGCACGCCCGCTTCGACCTGGTTGATTTGCTCCAGGGCCCCCAACATCTGCAAATCATCAGAAATGACAAGCCCGGAGAATCCGATTTCGCCGCGTAATTCTTCCTCAATAATGTGCTCCGAAAAGGTCGCGATTTGACCCGGATCGAGCGAATCGGCTCGCACGTGGGTGGTCATCACGAAATCGACATCCGCCTGCGCTGCCGCGCGAAACGGCGCGTAATCCTTGTGCCGAAATTCTTCGCGGCTTTGCTGCGAGCGCGCAACCACTTGATGCGGATCGCCGATGGCACTGGCCAGGCCGGGGAAATGCTTGGCGCACGCCAGCACGCGCTCGCGATGGAATTGCTGGACCTGCGCCGTTGTCACCGCCGCCACCGTGCCCGGATCCGAGGAGTACGCCCGTCCATACAAGACGTGGTCACTTGTTGCGGGCGCCAAATCGCAGACCGGCGCCAGATTCAGATTGATCCCGTCTTTGCGCAGTTCGCGCGCCGTTGTCGCGGCGGCAGCCAGCAACCCTTCCGGATCGCCGGCTTCGGCATAGTGCCACGGTGAAGGAAACGTGGGAAAATCTCCGTCGAAACGCACGACGCGTCCACCCTCCTGATCCACGGCAATCAGCGCTTGCGCTCCCCCGGCTACCGTCGTCATCGCGGTCAGCCGTCGCAGTTGGTCGCGGTCGCGATAGTTGCGGGCAAACAGGATTATACCGCCAAGCGCGCCATCCTTCAATGCAGCTTCAAAGTTGTGGGGGAGCAAATGCCCGTCGAATCCCGCCACGAGCAGTGACCCGACCATGCGCCGCAGCTCAAGCATCAGATCATCACGACCGCGTTCTTGCCGCTGCCCTTGGCGAGGTACATCGCCTGATCGACCAGCTGCACCAGCTCGTCCTCGCTGCGACCATTGTCAGGATAGGTGGTAATTCCGACCGAAACGGTGACTCTCAGGCGCGGGAACTTGGCGCCGTCGCCGAAAGTCGAGGACTCGATCTCGGCGCGAATTCGCTCGGCGATAATTCGGGCGTCGTCGTTATCGGTTTGCGGGAGGATGATGATAAACTCCTCGCCACCATAGCGGGCGAGGACGTCGGTGTCACGGATATTGGCCGCCAGCACCCGCACCACGCCGCGCAACAGCATATTTCCCGCCTCATGCCCGTAATTGTCATTAATCCGCTTAAACCAATCGAGGTCAACCATGATCAGCGATAGTGGCTGGTGGTAGCGGGTGGCGCGCTTGATTTCATCGTTGAGGCGCTCGGAGAAGAAGCGGTAGTTGTAGACTCCGGTCAGCTCGTCGATAATCACCATCTTCTCCAGTTCGGCGTGCAGGCGCGAGTTTTCGTAGGCCATCGCCGCCGACCCGGCCAGAATCGCCGCGACCTTCTGGTCGGTCTCGGAGAAGCGATTGAGCCGGCTGGCCTCCGCCTGCAAGACGCCGATGACGCGTCCATGCGATATCATCGGTACAATCAGCGCGCTCTGCGCGTCGCTGATGGTCGGAATATACTCGGGAAACTGCTGCAGATCAACGATTCTTCGCGCCCGGCCGCTGCGCACTACTTCGCCGACCAGTCCCTCCGCCGCGATAATCTCCCGCAGACCGGAGGTCAGCCGCCGGCCCTCCTGCAGCCGTCCGCGCTCGTACAGGTAGGTCAAGTCGGGA contains:
- a CDS encoding glycoside hydrolase family 3 protein; the encoded protein is MLELRRMVGSLLVAGFDGHLLPHNFEAALKDGALGGIILFARNYRDRDQLRRLTAMTTVAGGAQALIAVDQEGGRVVRFDGDFPTFPSPWHYAEAGDPEGLLAAAATTARELRKDGINLNLAPVCDLAPATSDHVLYGRAYSSDPGTVAAVTTAQVQQFHRERVLACAKHFPGLASAIGDPHQVVARSQQSREEFRHKDYAPFRAAAQADVDFVMTTHVRADSLDPGQIATFSEHIIEEELRGEIGFSGLVISDDLQMLGALEQINQVEAGVRALLAGNDLLIYANLHDQLDEVIGGMAAYAQHDERLALRIAASYHRVSRFKKENAQFLSA
- a CDS encoding diguanylate cyclase encodes the protein MASRAITAVAVLSWMFSTTGAENVQREISFGMVIFALHLAIFYSIWKFKPKLISEVFTYSLIFDVIFVTYLIKFTGGADSGFYLLYYLNIMFSAYYFSLNFCVGVSFAVTILYIVSNPELLTRTSPIELGLRVGFAWFFAYAVGFVARHMKQSEGKLLKLLDSLNESTTELERSQARIENIYETSRLLGELHDDQGITRDVLNIVESILGFEMCSIQLCAPDLTYLYERGRLQEGRRLTSGLREIIAAEGLVGEVVRSGRARRIVDLQQFPEYIPTISDAQSALIVPMISHGRVIGVLQAEASRLNRFSETDQKVAAILAGSAAMAYENSRLHAELEKMVIIDELTGVYNYRFFSERLNDEIKRATRYHQPLSLIMVDLDWFKRINDNYGHEAGNMLLRGVVRVLAANIRDTDVLARYGGEEFIIILPQTDNDDARIIAERIRAEIESSTFGDGAKFPRLRVTVSVGITTYPDNGRSEDELVQLVDQAMYLAKGSGKNAVVMI